The following is a genomic window from Bacteroidota bacterium.
GCGAATGTCTTTTTGTGTTCCGCAGGTGAACGGTACTGGATGAGTTTTTCCAATTCGTGGATCAGCATTTTGTGATGCACCGGGCTTGATTTGGCAGGTGTGTGCAGCTCAAGCTTTTCATCAAAAACACTTAGTCCGACGGCATCGCGCTGGCGTTTCAATAGTTCGATCAATGCGGCAGCGCAATAGGCCGAAAAGGTAATTTTATTTTGCTGTACTTTTTGTTTTTTTTCATCTACAGGGAAATACATAGAGGAGGAACTGTCGATGATTATATGACAACGAAGATTGGTTTCTTCCTCATACCGTTTCACAAATAGTTTATCGGTACGACCGTATAATTTCCAATCAATATGTTTTGTGGATTCGCCTTTGTTATATAAGCGATGTTCAGCAAACTCAACAGAAAAACCGTGAAAGGGGCTTTTGTGCAGACCCGTAATAAAACCTTCGACAACCTGTCGTGCAATGAATTCGAGGTGCGAAAATTGTTGTAATTGCTGAGTGGGTAATTGGTTCAACGTTTCGGGTTCAATGTTTAATGTTCAATGTTCAAAGTTCAATTGCAGCTAAACTTTGAACATTGAACACGGAACATTGAACTGTTTATAGTTGTGCTTTTAGCTTGCCATCCAATATGTTTTTCGGAACAGCGCCTACTTGTTTGTCAACTATTTGTCCGTTTTTAAAGAACAATACGGTGGGGATATTGCGAATGCCGAACTGGGCTGAAATATTAGGATTAACATCCACATTTACTTTTCCAACTACGGCTTTTCCTTCATAATCTTTCGAAAGTTCTTCTACAACAGGACCCACCATACGGCAAGGACCGCACCATTCTGCCCAAAAATCAACCAATACAGGTTTATCTGATTTTAATACCAACTGATCAAAGTTAGCGTCCGTTAATTCTACTGCCATGATTTTCTGATTTTAAATTATTAATAAAGTTAGTGAATATTTATGCTCATTTATTGATGAATTACCAACAAAAAAGCAATTCACCTGCATTATCTCAAATTCATTGCCAATTGTTTTCTGCGTCAATATGGCAGATTTAAGTACTTATCTGGCTATAATTATACGCCGGAGATAAGTGTTGCGGCTGTTTTCTATATGAAAATAATATATTCCATTGGGATAATCGGATGTGTCAAATGTAAATTTATCTCCACTTGTATTTAATCTGCTTATTTCAATTCCAATTGAATTGTAAACCGAAATTATTGTAGTTCCTGTTATGATACCTGCCAGCTGAATGGTCATTAAATTGCCGGTAGGGTTGGGGTAGAGCAGGATGTTAAATTGAGGATGTTTGTTTGAGTTGATTCCTGATGTCTGGCATTGATGGCTCCACAAAGTGCCTGCCGGTTGTATAGCTATACCTGATGAATCTGTGAGGCCACAGGTATTCCAGATGGTATTGCTTGTTTGCCAGTCGAGGTAAGGATCGGTTATAGTGAACCAGGTCATTCCTTCTATTTTTGTTTTGTTGGTGTTATACCATCTTAAAAGTGTATCGGCATAAGCCAATTGTTTTGTTGGTGAGCCGCAGTTTTGGTTTGTGCCGCCCCCATCGCCCATACATGTTTCAGTTATGAGCATTTTTTTGCTGCCGGTCTTTGCCTTCGCCGAATTAAGCCACGTTTGTACGGTTGCGGGAGAATCCCAGCAATTTCCGGATGAATTTGTTGTATAGTAAAAAGTGTAACCTACATAATCAACGGAATTAAGTACAGAGTCAATAAGGCTCAGTTCAGATTGCCAGACAAGTGTATGGTAGGCAAATACAGCTCCTATTTTTACAGTGGGGAAATCGGTCTTTATTCTTTTTTTAATGGTGTCAAGAAACATGGCGTATTGTGTTATCCTGCCTGTATTGAGATAAGCGCCGCCAAAATAGGTTTCTATTTCATTTCCGATAGATATCCATTTTACTTTGTTTACATTCGTGAGAATGTGTTTGATCGCGTAGTAATTTTGATCGATATACTTTGGATCAAGAAAAGATGTAAAAGATCCAAAACCTGCCGGTAGATCTTCAAGTGTATTTGCTATTCCGACTTTTGTTGTAGAATATACCACATGAACATCGGGATTTCCGGCCCAAGTGTTCAGCTGGTTCTGGAAACCGATGGTTCCATTATTATAGGTGGGAACATTGGCCGTAATTTGTGTTACCACATCCGTCCATGTAATATAGGGTTGCCGGTAATCGAGATTGAATGTGTCGATCCAGCTGGCAGCCTCCTGCCATGCGGCTGTCGACGCAAAATTGCCATTATTAGCTGCATTTCCGTGTGTCGGAACTATCACAGCGCCCAGGTTTAAGCCGGGATTGCACTGAGCTTGTATGCTCTGTTGAATAGTTAGTGCAAGGGTAAAAATAAAAATCAGTTTTTTCATTGTTCTTCCCTTTTCCAATTCGTATCAAAAAGGTCTTTTAATTTAGCTTTAAAGTCATTGCTGAATACTTCCTGTGCAGGCCTATCAGAGCTGAGATCAATTGACATAGCGACTTTTTCATCATCAGCTTCATATTTTTTGTTGTTATCGCTGTCTTTTGTCAGAATCATTATTATGGTATTTGAATTTTTGATTATCTGCCAGGAATACAGGCTGTAATTGTCCGGTGTCAGTTGTCGGAAGTTTTTGCCGTCGGTATCTGAAACGAATAAATAAGCGGGATCTTCTCTGTTGTATTTATTGTCGCCATTGCAATCCAATGTTGTTATGGTATAAAATATTTTTTTGCTAATCTGCAGTGGGATACTGTAATCTGAATTCCGGTTGTCATAAGAGTGAATGAGCATTTTTTTCTTGTCGTCAAGCAGGTGATGTTTTCCTGTTTTTTTATTGTAAAAAATAATATTCCAATAATCAGTCTGGGATTCTTTATAATCTCTGCTGTCTAAAAGGCCGCCATCAGTGGTTTCGCCGGCGGTGAGCGGGAACAGGATATAGTCCGAGCTGTCGGGCTGTGTAAATTCTTTCGTTTGGATATTTAGCTTTGATTTGCTGTGATCATTTGTTTGTATGGGCTCGTTCGTTTTATTATTAGCGGGGGAGCTATTGTTAGTGTTGTTTCCGCAAGCGGAAATAAAAAGTATTAAAATAAGTATTGGAACTGATTTATTCATGTCGTTGATCTATTGTTTTTAATTACTTACCTTTTTTTACATAACCTTCGTAAATTTTTATCCATTCCTGTGTGGTCATTTTTGAAGCCAATTCGCCGATCAGCTTAAATGGTATCTGGTCGGGTTTTTTAAACCGGAGACAGCTTTTACCCATGTCTAATTTAGTTTTGTTGTGCCGGCTATATTCTTTGGTAAACCAAGTCAGTAATTTTTTATCAGCATAAATTCCCATATGGTATACAGCAATAAAATTTTTTTGTGAGGCGATGTTCATAAAGGGCAGTGGAAGGCTTGGGTTGCAATGATAACCATCGGGATATAGTGAATGGGGTATAACATATCCGATCATTCCATAACTCATCACTTCTTTGAAACCTTTTGGCAGGTTTTTCAGAATTACACTTCTCAATTCGGCAATCGCCTGTTTCCTGTCGGCTGGCAGCGAATCAATATAGTTGGATGGTGTGGTGGCTTTGGATTTCATTTTTGCTTTTTATCAGATCAGCTAATGATAACAATAGAAAAAAAGGGCGCCAATAGCGCCCCGTATACTTTTAATTAGAGTTTCTTTTTATTGAAGGGCGATCTTCTTTTCCAGTTCCGAAATATAGTTTTTAAAACGCTTATCAGTATCCATCAGGTTATTTACAGTGCGACAGGCATGTAATACAGTAGCATGATCTTTTCCTCCGCAGTGCATTCCGATAGTGGCCAATGAAGATTTTGTCATATTCTTGGCAAAGAACATAGCTATCTGTCGGGCCTGAACCACTTCGCGTTTGCGGGTCTTTGACTTCAACAGTTCAATAGGCAGGTCGAAATAATCACAAACAACTTTCTGGATATAATCGATAGAAACTTCGCGGGCTGTGTTTTTCACAAACTTGTCGATCATCTGTTTAGCCAGATCAAGTGTGATGGCTTTTTTGTTCATTGATGATTGTGCAAGCAATGATATATAAGCACCTTCCAGTTCACGGATATTTGTAGTAATGCTGTAAGCAAGGTATTCCAATACTTCTTTTGGAAGCTCAACGCCATCAGCATACATTTTCTTTTCAAGTATAGCGATACGTGTTTCAAGGCCTGGTACCTGTAAGTCGGCTGAAAGGCCCCATTTAAAGCGTGACAATAAACGCTGCTCCATACCCTGCATTTCAACAGGAGGTTTATCGGAGGTCAATACAATTTGTTTACCATTTTGATGCAGGTGATTAAAGATATGGAAAAATACATCCTGAGTTTTGTCCTTGCCGGCAAAATACTGTACATCGTCAATGATGAGAGCATCTATCATCTGGTAGAAGTGTACAAAATCATTGGTGTTATTATTTTTAATGGCATCAATGAATTGTACGGTAAACTTTTCAGAAGTAACATACAATACAGTTTTGCCGGGAGAGTTCTTTTTAATTTCAATACCTATTGATTGCGCAAGATGTGTTTTGCCAAGTCCTACTCCGCCATATATAAGAAGGGGATTAAAAGCGGTACCTCCCGGTTTTTGTGAAACAGCAAAACCTGCAGAACGGGCCAGGCGATTGCAATCACCTTCAATAAAATTCTCGAACGAATAGTTCGGGTTTAGTTGTGACTCAACATTAACTTTCTTTAAGCCCGGTATGATAAAAGGGTTGCGTATACCTCCCGTGGCCGTATCAATGGGCATTGATACGGAAGGGTTTTTTAATTCTCTTTTGTTTACGGTTGGTATCTTAACGGTATAGGGTTTGGCGTTATAGGTATTCTCCATGATAATGGAATACTCCAGGCGGCCGTCTGAGCCTAATTCTTTACGTACCGTTTTTTTAAGCAGGGTAATATAATGTTCCTCAATCCATTCATAAAAGAACTGGCTGGGAACCTGAATGGTTAAAATGTTAGCACTAAGTTTAACCGGTTTAATGGGTTCGAACCAGGTTTTGAAACTTTGAGAACTTACATTGTCTTTGATAACGTCGAGGCAGTTGGCCCAAATCTTTACATAGTCTTTTTCTTTTTCCATTCAAAAAAGCGGGAATTATAATGAGTTAATCTTTATAGTCTTTTTAAACCCAAATACGATCTCATAAATATAGAATAAGAAATCTTATTAATGGCACAAATATTTAAATAAAAACGAGATAAAAAAATTTTTCGGCGCTGATTTTTAAAAATAATTTTTTTCAGGGCGAAAAGGGTAGTTACCTCTGTTTTTTTACTTTCCGTAAATAAAGAACTTTTTTCTTTGTTATGTGGAAATTTTTACTTATCTCCTGAAAGTCCCGTCAATAGCAGTGTTTAGCTATCGTTCTTGTTTAACGGGATGCAATGATAGTAATTTATTTGATATGACTAACATTAAATGAAAAATTTTTTTTCGGGCAAAATTTGTACTTTTATCTTGCAAATAAAAAAAACATTTTTTCTTTACTTTCATTCACTATTAATTGACTTTTTGAAAAAATATAGTATATAAATTATGTATGTTTCTGAAACAACTATTCGTGTTCGTTATGCTGAAACTGATCGCATGGGTTATGTGTATTATGGTAATTATGCACAGTATTACGAAGTGGGTAGGGTGGAGGCGCTCCGGCAATTAGGAATGAGTTACAGGGTGTTGGAAGACAGCGGAATTATTTTACCTGTAATGGATTATTCCGTTAAGTTTTTGAAGCCCGCCTTTTATGATGATCTGCTTACGGTTAAAACTACAGTTCCTGAGATTCCAAAGGTGCGGATAAAATTCCTCTATGAGGTATATAATGAGAAGGGTGATAAGCTTAATGAAGGAGAAACAACCCTTGTTTTCATAAATCAAAAAAACAACAAGCCCTGTGCGGCGCCCGTTGAGTTTATGAATAATATCGCGAAGTATTTTTAGCGGGTACGAGAGATTATACCGAATTAGATTATTATATACAATTTCAAAAAATATATGGGGAAAAAATTTAGAGCTTTCGTGCTTTAGTGGCCAAAATTCAATTGCCACTAAAGCACAAAAACACTAAACCCACAAAAAAGCTTATTCGATATAAACTCTACTTAATGCTTCCTTGTACTCCCGGATCAGTTGCAAAATGATCTCTTTCGCCGGCCTTATGGAATGGATGTATTCAATAGCCGGGCCGGCGCACCAAACGGTTTTGTAGGTTGCTCCTAAAGCCGATCTTTCCAGTGTTTTCAATCCCTTTAGGGCTAACAATAATTTTGCGTATTTTTTCAGGAATTTGTTTTTATGCAAGAGGCGTTCCAGAAAAGTTTCTTTGGTTCCCAGGCCCTCTACATAAGGTGTATTGATCACGGTACAAGGAGTGCCGGATAATTTGGTGGTACGAACAATATCCTTTGCACCATACTTAACAAGCGCGTTCTTATATTCCTGTGAAACGGGAGCTTCCGTTGACGCGATGAAAATAGTGCCGATGGATGCGGCATCAGCTCCCAGGTCAAGCGCTTGTTTGAGGTGTGTTCCGGTTGCGATACCTCCGGCAGAGATAACATATATCTTTAGATTTTTCTTTAATAATGGCACCAATTCTTCAGGGGCCATATTACCTGCATGCCCGCCTGCTTTATTGTTTACAGCAATTACACCATCAGCACCAAGAGCTTCTACCTTTTGAGCATACTTCAGGTCAACCACATCGCAAAATACTTTTATGCCTTTTGCTTTACATTTATCAATAACCTCTTTAGGATTACCAAGGGAAGTAATGATAAAATTGACATTCAGTTCAACACAGGTGGCTAATTGACTTTGATATTTAAAGTTGGATTTGTTTACAATAAGGTTTACTCCAAAAGGTTTCTTGCTCTTTGCTTTTATCTCTGCTATAGCGGCGCGGAGTTCGGTATCAGTCCGGTAATTGAGTGCCGGAAAAGCCGCGGTAATACCGCTTTCAAGAGCGGCAATGATCATGGTTGTATTGCTCACCAGGAACATAGGTGCCATAATGACCGGGTATTCAATCCCCATCATTTTAGTGAATGGTGTTTCCATATCTGTTAAATGATTACTAAAGATAAGCTAAAATGAGACGGGAAATCGGGATGTTATTGTTTTATCAATTTTTGTATCGAGCTGTTTTCCCCTTGTTTAATAAGAATACTATAAATACCCATTTGAAGCCCGGAGATATCAACATCCATTTGAGAAGAAGAAAGAACCTGTTGCCCAAGCATGTCATAAATTCTCACTTCGGCATTTTGCTGTGAATCGGGTAATAATATCCTGAAAGTACTTTCCGAAGGATTTGGAAACAGTTGAATAGCAGTATTGGATACAGGTTTTTCATCTGTGCCGGTAGAAACAGTTCTGTACCGCATAAAAATTTTAAAAAGCGAACCTGGTTTTTTGTGGTAATAAATCCGGCTTTTATCAGGAACTATTGTCGCCGCTTCAGGTATTTCGGGTTGATTGGAATAAATTACTTTGGGCAGGCTGAATACTCCGGTCAGGGAAGGCCTTACGGAGACACATATTTCGGTTAAAGTAGTTCCGTTTTTAATACGGGTAAAATA
Proteins encoded in this region:
- a CDS encoding nitronate monooxygenase, whose product is METPFTKMMGIEYPVIMAPMFLVSNTTMIIAALESGITAAFPALNYRTDTELRAAIAEIKAKSKKPFGVNLIVNKSNFKYQSQLATCVELNVNFIITSLGNPKEVIDKCKAKGIKVFCDVVDLKYAQKVEALGADGVIAVNNKAGGHAGNMAPEELVPLLKKNLKIYVISAGGIATGTHLKQALDLGADAASIGTIFIASTEAPVSQEYKNALVKYGAKDIVRTTKLSGTPCTVINTPYVEGLGTKETFLERLLHKNKFLKKYAKLLLALKGLKTLERSALGATYKTVWCAGPAIEYIHSIRPAKEIILQLIREYKEALSRVYIE
- a CDS encoding acyl-CoA thioesterase produces the protein MYVSETTIRVRYAETDRMGYVYYGNYAQYYEVGRVEALRQLGMSYRVLEDSGIILPVMDYSVKFLKPAFYDDLLTVKTTVPEIPKVRIKFLYEVYNEKGDKLNEGETTLVFINQKNNKPCAAPVEFMNNIAKYF
- the dnaA gene encoding chromosomal replication initiator protein DnaA encodes the protein MEKEKDYVKIWANCLDVIKDNVSSQSFKTWFEPIKPVKLSANILTIQVPSQFFYEWIEEHYITLLKKTVRKELGSDGRLEYSIIMENTYNAKPYTVKIPTVNKRELKNPSVSMPIDTATGGIRNPFIIPGLKKVNVESQLNPNYSFENFIEGDCNRLARSAGFAVSQKPGGTAFNPLLIYGGVGLGKTHLAQSIGIEIKKNSPGKTVLYVTSEKFTVQFIDAIKNNNTNDFVHFYQMIDALIIDDVQYFAGKDKTQDVFFHIFNHLHQNGKQIVLTSDKPPVEMQGMEQRLLSRFKWGLSADLQVPGLETRIAILEKKMYADGVELPKEVLEYLAYSITTNIRELEGAYISLLAQSSMNKKAITLDLAKQMIDKFVKNTAREVSIDYIQKVVCDYFDLPIELLKSKTRKREVVQARQIAMFFAKNMTKSSLATIGMHCGGKDHATVLHACRTVNNLMDTDKRFKNYISELEKKIALQ
- a CDS encoding T9SS type A sorting domain-containing protein; the encoded protein is MKKLIFIFTLALTIQQSIQAQCNPGLNLGAVIVPTHGNAANNGNFASTAAWQEAASWIDTFNLDYRQPYITWTDVVTQITANVPTYNNGTIGFQNQLNTWAGNPDVHVVYSTTKVGIANTLEDLPAGFGSFTSFLDPKYIDQNYYAIKHILTNVNKVKWISIGNEIETYFGGAYLNTGRITQYAMFLDTIKKRIKTDFPTVKIGAVFAYHTLVWQSELSLIDSVLNSVDYVGYTFYYTTNSSGNCWDSPATVQTWLNSAKAKTGSKKMLITETCMGDGGGTNQNCGSPTKQLAYADTLLRWYNTNKTKIEGMTWFTITDPYLDWQTSNTIWNTCGLTDSSGIAIQPAGTLWSHQCQTSGINSNKHPQFNILLYPNPTGNLMTIQLAGIITGTTIISVYNSIGIEISRLNTSGDKFTFDTSDYPNGIYYFHIENSRNTYLRRIIIAR
- a CDS encoding DUF1801 domain-containing protein produces the protein MKSKATTPSNYIDSLPADRKQAIAELRSVILKNLPKGFKEVMSYGMIGYVIPHSLYPDGYHCNPSLPLPFMNIASQKNFIAVYHMGIYADKKLLTWFTKEYSRHNKTKLDMGKSCLRFKKPDQIPFKLIGELASKMTTQEWIKIYEGYVKKGK
- the trxA gene encoding thioredoxin, whose protein sequence is MAVELTDANFDQLVLKSDKPVLVDFWAEWCGPCRMVGPVVEELSKDYEGKAVVGKVNVDVNPNISAQFGIRNIPTVLFFKNGQIVDKQVGAVPKNILDGKLKAQL
- a CDS encoding DUF58 domain-containing protein, which translates into the protein MNQLPTQQLQQFSHLEFIARQVVEGFITGLHKSPFHGFSVEFAEHRLYNKGESTKHIDWKLYGRTDKLFVKRYEEETNLRCHIIIDSSSSMYFPVDEKKQKVQQNKITFSAYCAAALIELLKRQRDAVGLSVFDEKLELHTPAKSSPVHHKMLIHELEKLIQYRSPAEHKKTFAVEALHQIAEAIHKRSLVILFSDMMDGGSKPEELFSALQHLKHNKHEVILFQVMDKSKELDFNFDNRPYKFIDLETCEELKVNPNEVKDNYLAAINQFERELKLHCSQYRIDFVEANIDKGFEQILMPYLLKRSRMQ